Proteins from a single region of Rhodospirillales bacterium:
- a CDS encoding APC family permease codes for MSHNHDRSAHYKENSLTLIGAVSMGTGVMIGAGIFALTGQVAELAREWFPLAFLAAAVITGFSAYSYVKMSNAYPSAGGIAMFLEKAYGKTFMTAGCALLMYFSMVINESLVARTFGTYTLQLFDGGKDSWLVPALGVGLLAFAFLVNILGNKFIQTFSFFMAFLKVAGIALLAAGGLWASGLSFESISVKPEETTPGGFLGATALAILAYKGFTTITNSGGEIKDPHKNVGRAIIIAIAICVVLYLMVTLAVGGNLSINEIITAKDYSLAEASRPAFGEYGLWVTVGFAIIATVSGVIASVFAVSRMLAMLTDMKLVPHSHFGMPGDIQKHTLVYTIVLAMVLTVFFDLSRIASLGAIFYIIMDIAVHWGVLRYLRKEIKAKAFVLITAIILDLIVLSAFLIVKAQTDMLVIYVSLAGMIFVFAGERLFLKHYSRSDEGHSHGA; via the coding sequence ATGAGCCATAACCACGACCGTTCAGCACACTACAAAGAAAACAGCCTGACCTTAATCGGCGCGGTTTCAATGGGAACCGGGGTGATGATCGGGGCCGGGATATTCGCCCTGACCGGGCAGGTGGCGGAGCTGGCGCGGGAATGGTTCCCGCTGGCTTTTCTGGCGGCGGCGGTGATTACGGGCTTTAGCGCTTACTCTTACGTGAAAATGTCCAACGCCTATCCGTCTGCGGGCGGCATTGCCATGTTTTTAGAGAAAGCCTACGGCAAGACTTTTATGACGGCCGGGTGCGCGTTGCTCATGTATTTTTCCATGGTTATTAACGAAAGCCTTGTCGCGCGGACGTTCGGTACCTATACACTGCAACTTTTTGACGGCGGGAAAGATAGCTGGCTGGTTCCGGCTTTGGGGGTTGGACTTCTGGCCTTTGCGTTTCTCGTTAATATTCTCGGTAACAAATTCATCCAGACATTTTCGTTCTTCATGGCCTTCCTGAAAGTTGCCGGTATTGCGCTATTAGCTGCAGGCGGTTTGTGGGCCTCGGGTTTAAGTTTTGAAAGCATTTCCGTGAAACCGGAAGAAACCACGCCCGGCGGGTTTTTAGGGGCAACGGCGCTGGCCATACTCGCTTATAAAGGCTTTACCACCATCACCAACAGCGGCGGCGAAATTAAAGACCCGCATAAGAATGTCGGGCGGGCGATTATCATTGCGATTGCTATTTGCGTTGTTCTTTATCTCATGGTCACGCTGGCGGTTGGTGGTAATCTTTCGATTAACGAGATTATTACAGCCAAAGATTATTCTCTGGCCGAGGCTTCACGGCCTGCCTTTGGAGAATACGGCCTGTGGGTGACGGTCGGCTTTGCCATTATCGCCACCGTGTCCGGTGTGATTGCCAGCGTGTTTGCGGTGTCCCGAATGCTGGCTATGCTCACCGATATGAAACTGGTTCCACATAGTCATTTCGGTATGCCAGGCGATATTCAAAAACATACGCTGGTCTATACGATTGTTCTGGCCATGGTGCTGACGGTCTTTTTTGACCTCAGCCGGATTGCCTCACTCGGCGCGATTTTTTACATCATCATGGATATTGCTGTGCATTGGGGCGTATTGCGTTATCTGCGCAAAGAGATTAAGGCCAAAGCCTTTGTGCTTATCACGGCGATTATTCTGGATTTGATCGTATTGAGCGCATTCCTGATTGTAAAAGCACAAACCGATATGCTGGTGATTTATGTTTCGCTGGCGGGCATGATCTTTGTTTTTGCCGGAGAGAGACTATTTTTAAAACACTATTCCAGATCAGATGAAGGACACTCACATGGAGCATAA
- a CDS encoding copper-translocating P-type ATPase has product MEHKHHKHSHENHSCCHHEHGKKAKPVKIPAGANVIYTCPMHPEIRQEGPGNCPICGMALEPETITGEEGENPELTDFRRRFWIGLILTLPVFALEMGAHLLNFHHYISGTASNWIQLVLATPVVLWAGWPFFERGWQSLKSRNLNMFTLIAMGTGVAWVYSVIATVAPGLFPDTFKGHEGAVAVYFEAAAVIVVLVLLGQLLELKAREQTGGAIRALLDLAPKTARRINENGEDEDVPLDQIKAGDLLRVRPGEKVPLDGVVTEGSSAVDESMVTGESMPVKKEAESKVIGGTMNQTGSFVMKAERVGKDTMLSQIVQMVAEAQRSRAPIQRMADLVASWFVPVVILCAIVAFICWMVFGPTPAFAYALIAAVSVLIIACPCALGLATPMSIMVGVGKGAQGGVLIKNAESLERMEKVDTLVVDKTGTLTEGKPTVTKIVPAEGYSEDELLMLAASLEQGSEHPLAHAIVMAAKDKGLNLAKVDDFDSPTGKGVIGTVNGRAVALGNVMLMEERGVDIHKLSAQADELRSDGATAIFIAVDGKPAGILAIADPIKKTTPEAIEALHKQGIRIVMLTGDNRRTAEAVARMLNIEEVEAEVLPEDKSKIVKKLQGEGKIVAMAGDGTNDAPALAAADVGIAMGTGTDVAMESAGVTLLKGDLTGIVRARNLSVATMNNIRQNLFFAFVYNAAGVPVAAGILYPFFGILLSPIIAAAAMSLSSVSVIANALRLRLLKI; this is encoded by the coding sequence ATGGAGCATAAACACCATAAACATAGTCACGAAAACCATTCATGTTGTCATCATGAGCATGGGAAAAAAGCAAAGCCTGTTAAAATTCCTGCCGGTGCCAATGTGATTTACACCTGTCCTATGCACCCGGAAATCCGGCAGGAAGGGCCGGGGAACTGTCCAATATGCGGCATGGCGCTGGAGCCGGAAACGATCACCGGCGAAGAAGGCGAAAACCCGGAACTGACTGATTTTCGCCGCCGTTTCTGGATTGGTCTTATCCTAACATTGCCGGTTTTTGCGTTGGAAATGGGCGCACATCTTTTAAATTTTCATCATTATATCAGCGGTACTGCTTCAAACTGGATACAACTTGTTTTGGCAACGCCTGTAGTTTTATGGGCAGGATGGCCGTTTTTTGAACGCGGCTGGCAATCCCTGAAAAGCCGCAATCTGAATATGTTTACTCTTATAGCGATGGGAACAGGTGTAGCGTGGGTTTACAGCGTTATTGCTACGGTAGCGCCCGGCTTATTTCCCGATACGTTCAAAGGACATGAAGGTGCTGTTGCCGTTTATTTTGAAGCGGCAGCGGTAATTGTCGTGCTTGTTCTTCTCGGTCAGCTCTTGGAATTAAAGGCGCGCGAACAGACTGGTGGGGCTATCCGTGCGCTGCTCGATCTCGCGCCGAAAACCGCACGCCGGATTAATGAAAATGGCGAGGATGAAGATGTGCCGCTTGATCAAATAAAGGCGGGCGATTTGCTCCGCGTACGTCCCGGTGAGAAAGTGCCGCTGGATGGTGTTGTGACCGAGGGCAGCAGTGCGGTCGATGAATCTATGGTCACAGGGGAATCCATGCCCGTTAAAAAAGAAGCGGAGAGCAAAGTGATCGGCGGTACGATGAACCAGACCGGCAGCTTTGTTATGAAGGCTGAGCGTGTGGGTAAGGATACGATGCTTTCGCAGATCGTGCAGATGGTTGCCGAGGCACAGCGGAGCCGCGCACCCATTCAGCGCATGGCGGATCTGGTCGCCTCATGGTTCGTTCCGGTCGTCATACTCTGTGCGATTGTCGCCTTTATCTGCTGGATGGTCTTTGGCCCAACTCCGGCTTTTGCCTATGCCTTGATTGCTGCCGTGAGTGTTTTGATTATTGCCTGCCCCTGTGCCTTGGGATTGGCCACGCCAATGTCGATTATGGTTGGTGTTGGTAAGGGCGCGCAAGGCGGCGTTTTGATTAAGAACGCGGAAAGCCTGGAGCGCATGGAAAAGGTCGATACGCTAGTGGTCGATAAGACCGGAACTTTGACTGAAGGCAAACCGACCGTTACCAAAATAGTGCCTGCCGAGGGCTACAGTGAAGATGAATTACTTATGTTAGCCGCCTCGCTGGAACAGGGCAGCGAGCATCCATTGGCTCATGCCATTGTCATGGCCGCAAAAGACAAGGGGCTGAATTTAGCGAAAGTGGATGATTTTGACTCGCCGACCGGTAAAGGCGTGATCGGCACCGTCAATGGCCGTGCGGTGGCGCTTGGCAATGTGATGTTGATGGAAGAGCGCGGCGTAGATATTCATAAATTATCGGCGCAGGCCGATGAACTGCGCTCGGACGGTGCTACGGCGATCTTTATCGCCGTGGACGGCAAGCCTGCTGGGATACTGGCAATTGCCGACCCGATCAAAAAAACTACGCCAGAGGCTATTGAGGCCCTGCATAAACAAGGTATCCGCATCGTAATGTTGACCGGCGATAACCGCCGCACGGCGGAAGCAGTCGCTAGAATGCTGAATATTGAGGAAGTGGAAGCGGAAGTCTTGCCGGAGGATAAAAGCAAAATTGTTAAAAAATTACAGGGTGAAGGCAAGATTGTGGCCATGGCCGGAGACGGCACGAATGATGCTCCGGCATTAGCCGCAGCCGATGTGGGCATTGCAATGGGCACCGGAACGGATGTGGCGATGGAAAGCGCGGGTGTAACGCTGCTCAAAGGCGACCTCACTGGCATCGTCCGCGCCCGCAATCTCTCTGTCGCAACAATGAACAATATCCGGCAAAATTTGTTTTTTGCGTTTGTCTATAATGCGGCGGGCGTACCAGTTGCAGCAGGTATCCTTTATCCGTTCTTTGGTATTCTGCTCTCACCAATTATAGCGGCAGCGGCGATGTCACTCTCTTCTGTGAGCGTGATCGCCAATGCCTTGCGGCTGCGTTTGCTAAAGATATAA
- a CDS encoding helix-turn-helix transcriptional regulator: MSDLARSPEQIGNIIRRVRKKRGMSQSALGEKTGLRQATISQIEKGHPAAKLETILAVLSALGLEFQINGRTSFDPFGAANKKP; the protein is encoded by the coding sequence ATGTCTGATTTAGCCCGTAGCCCAGAACAAATTGGAAATATAATTCGCCGCGTACGAAAAAAACGCGGCATGAGTCAATCTGCACTAGGAGAGAAAACCGGACTTCGCCAAGCCACAATTTCACAGATTGAAAAAGGCCATCCGGCGGCAAAGCTGGAAACGATTTTGGCCGTGCTTTCTGCTCTGGGTTTGGAATTTCAAATTAACGGCAGAACGTCTTTTGATCCTTTTGGTGCTGCAAATAAAAAGCCTTAA
- a CDS encoding Fic family protein gives MIKTNHLNITTDILSLISAIDEFKGAWRALGTLAPERLSALRRVATIESIGSSTRIEGSKLSDRDVEKLLANLEIKSFETRDEQEVAGYADVMETVFQSWSEIPITENHIKQLHRDLLAHSQKDERHRGNYKTSSNSVAAFDEAGKQVAIVFETATPFDTPRLMEELVTWARGEFESKTLHPLLVIAIFIVVFLEIHPFQDGNGRLSRVLTTLLLLRAGYAYVPYSSLESIIEKSKESYYLALRQTQGTIRTDEPNWQPWILFFLRSLQGQVQALSKKVEREKIVLAALPELSVQILEQAREHGRVTIGDMIKLTGTSRNTLKEHFRALVEKGHLVMHGHGRGVWYSLA, from the coding sequence ATGATTAAAACCAACCATTTAAATATCACCACAGATATACTTTCTTTGATCTCGGCCATAGACGAGTTTAAGGGCGCTTGGCGTGCCTTGGGCACTTTAGCGCCGGAAAGACTCTCAGCGCTGCGGCGCGTGGCTACGATTGAAAGCATTGGCTCTTCAACGCGGATTGAGGGCAGCAAGCTTTCTGATCGTGATGTTGAAAAGCTTCTGGCCAATTTAGAAATCAAATCTTTTGAAACTAGAGATGAGCAAGAAGTTGCTGGTTATGCCGATGTCATGGAAACGGTTTTTCAGTCTTGGTCAGAAATACCCATCACGGAAAACCATATAAAGCAGCTTCATCGTGATTTATTGGCGCATAGCCAGAAAGACGAGCGCCATCGTGGCAATTATAAAACAAGCTCAAATTCAGTTGCCGCTTTTGATGAGGCAGGAAAACAAGTTGCTATTGTTTTTGAAACGGCCACGCCCTTTGATACGCCGAGGCTGATGGAAGAATTGGTTACGTGGGCGCGGGGAGAATTTGAAAGCAAGACTCTGCACCCCTTGCTGGTGATTGCAATTTTCATTGTTGTTTTCTTGGAGATACACCCGTTTCAAGACGGGAATGGAAGACTGAGCCGCGTTCTTACAACGCTCCTACTTTTGCGCGCTGGCTATGCTTATGTGCCGTATTCATCGCTGGAAAGTATTATTGAGAAAAGCAAAGAGAGCTATTACCTCGCGCTCAGACAAACGCAAGGTACAATCAGAACGGATGAACCAAACTGGCAGCCGTGGATTTTGTTTTTCTTGCGATCATTGCAAGGCCAAGTGCAAGCGCTTTCAAAGAAAGTGGAGCGCGAGAAAATCGTTCTTGCGGCATTGCCGGAGCTTTCCGTTCAAATTCTTGAACAGGCTCGTGAACATGGCCGCGTGACGATTGGTGACATGATTAAGCTTACAGGCACAAGCCGGAATACGCTCAAAGAACATTTCCGCGCTCTCGTTGAAAAAGGGCATCTTGTTATGCACGGCCATGGCCGCGGCGTGTGGTATTCGTTGGCATAA
- the arsB gene encoding ACR3 family arsenite efflux transporter, with translation MSTAQSPLGIFERYLSLWVGLCIAAGVGLGLLVPGAFQAIASLEYANVNLVVAVFIWVMIYPMMVNVDFASLKDVGKKPKGLCITLVINWLVKPFTMAALGILFFEHIFAGLVEPQDAKEYIAGMILLGVAPCTAMVFVWSQLVRGDANYTLVQVSINDIIMIFAFAPLVALLLGVTDIIVPWETLLLSVILYVLIPLAAGYITRKKLDGSGNHERIAKFTAKVKPFSIMGLLATVVLLFGFQAGTIIEKPMVIALIAIPLLIQSYGIFAIAFGWGYFWRVPFSTAAPAALIGTSNFFELAVAVAISLFGLNSGAALATVVGVLVEVPVMLSLVAFANKTRQHFHP, from the coding sequence ATGAGCACAGCACAATCACCCCTCGGCATTTTTGAACGCTATCTCTCGTTATGGGTCGGGCTGTGCATTGCCGCCGGGGTTGGGCTTGGCCTGCTGGTGCCGGGCGCATTTCAGGCTATTGCCAGCCTTGAATATGCCAACGTTAATCTGGTCGTTGCCGTATTCATATGGGTGATGATTTACCCGATGATGGTCAATGTCGATTTCGCCAGCCTTAAAGATGTCGGCAAAAAGCCCAAGGGGCTATGTATTACGCTGGTGATTAACTGGCTGGTTAAGCCCTTTACGATGGCCGCATTGGGGATTCTGTTCTTTGAGCATATTTTTGCTGGACTGGTCGAGCCGCAGGACGCCAAGGAATATATCGCTGGGATGATCCTGCTCGGCGTTGCACCCTGCACCGCGATGGTGTTTGTATGGAGTCAGCTAGTGCGCGGCGATGCCAATTACACGCTGGTGCAAGTGTCGATCAACGATATCATTATGATTTTCGCCTTTGCGCCGCTGGTAGCGCTCTTGCTAGGCGTAACCGATATTATCGTGCCGTGGGAAACGTTGCTGCTCTCCGTCATCCTCTATGTGCTTATTCCCTTGGCGGCGGGATATATCACCCGCAAAAAGCTGGATGGTTCAGGCAACCACGAGCGCATTGCCAAATTCACAGCTAAGGTAAAACCGTTTTCTATCATGGGTTTGCTGGCTACGGTTGTTTTGCTTTTCGGCTTTCAAGCAGGAACGATCATTGAAAAGCCAATGGTCATTGCCCTGATTGCTATACCCTTGCTTATTCAAAGTTACGGCATTTTTGCCATTGCCTTTGGATGGGGCTATTTCTGGCGTGTTCCCTTCAGCACAGCCGCACCTGCCGCCCTGATCGGCACATCCAATTTCTTTGAACTGGCCGTGGCGGTGGCCATCAGTCTGTTCGGCCTTAACTCCGGCGCAGCTTTGGCCACGGTCGTGGGCGTTCTGGTCGAAGTGCCTGTCATGCTCTCTCTGGTGGCTTTTGCCAATAAAACGCGACAACATTTTCATCCGTAA
- a CDS encoding arsenate reductase ArsC: MKDILVLCTGNSCRSVMAEALINQLSAGRYKAVSAGSKPAGYVHPKSIETMKRNGIVAGTPRSKSWDEFEGKNFDLVITVCDTAAAESCPVFLGKHEKLHWSTPDPAAATGNEEEINAAFDEAFNLLKTRIEKELL; the protein is encoded by the coding sequence ATGAAAGACATTCTTGTCCTATGCACCGGAAACTCATGCCGCTCCGTGATGGCCGAGGCGCTGATCAACCAGCTTAGCGCAGGGCGGTATAAAGCGGTGAGTGCAGGCAGTAAGCCTGCCGGATATGTGCATCCCAAGTCCATTGAAACCATGAAACGCAATGGCATTGTTGCCGGGACACCACGCAGCAAGTCTTGGGATGAATTTGAGGGTAAAAATTTTGATCTGGTGATTACGGTTTGTGATACCGCCGCAGCTGAAAGCTGCCCAGTATTTCTGGGCAAGCATGAAAAGTTGCATTGGAGTACGCCTGACCCTGCCGCCGCCACGGGCAACGAAGAAGAAATTAACGCCGCCTTTGACGAGGCGTTTAACTTACTAAAAACCAGAATAGAAAAAGAATTATTATGA
- a CDS encoding helix-turn-helix transcriptional regulator: MDIQNATIMFDALSQETRLGAFRLLVKAGPEGLPAGAISDELGTPHNTMSFHLNHLSNAGIVTSRREGRSVIYAANFEVVRDLIGFMVKDCCSDEFASIREDKKKGCSIIELAKCC; the protein is encoded by the coding sequence ATGGACATACAAAACGCAACGATTATGTTTGACGCCCTTTCTCAGGAAACCCGCCTTGGGGCTTTCCGTCTATTGGTCAAGGCCGGGCCGGAAGGGCTGCCTGCTGGCGCAATCAGCGATGAGCTTGGTACGCCGCACAACACCATGTCGTTTCACCTCAATCATTTATCTAATGCGGGGATTGTGACATCGCGCCGCGAAGGGCGTTCCGTTATATATGCGGCGAATTTCGAAGTGGTGCGCGATCTGATCGGATTTATGGTCAAGGATTGCTGCAGCGATGAATTCGCTAGTATCCGCGAAGATAAGAAAAAGGGCTGCTCAATTATCGAGCTGGCCAAGTGTTGCTAA
- a CDS encoding recombinase family protein has translation MVGELKEKGYQSKSWVARSGRFHPGKPITKSSIYKILDNPVYIGKISHKGTIYEGEHVGFIDPADFEKAKEIRETRAPNSSPLRCTQAQYLLRGLPN, from the coding sequence CTGGTTGGGGAGTTAAAAGAAAAAGGCTATCAATCAAAAAGCTGGGTTGCCAGATCCGGACGTTTCCATCCCGGAAAACCCATCACAAAAAGCTCGATTTACAAAATCTTGGATAATCCGGTTTATATCGGAAAGATCAGTCATAAAGGCACTATCTATGAAGGCGAGCATGTCGGTTTTATTGATCCCGCCGATTTTGAAAAAGCCAAAGAGATAAGAGAAACCAGAGCGCCTAATTCATCGCCGTTACGCTGCACCCAGGCACAATATCTTTTGCGCGGATTGCCAAACTGA
- a CDS encoding transposase — MVDPSNDNIGIAAQCRLLGISRSGWYYERRGESADNLALMRLIDAQFLQTPFYGSRQMARHLRRQGYEVGRTRVRRLMRLMGIEAVYQRPRTSMPHPGHRIYPYRLNWLGS; from the coding sequence ATGGTAGACCCGTCCAATGACAATATCGGCATCGCGGCGCAGTGCCGGTTGCTGGGGATCAGCCGCTCTGGCTGGTATTACGAGCGGCGCGGGGAGAGCGCGGACAATTTGGCGCTGATGCGGCTGATTGACGCGCAATTCCTGCAAACCCCGTTTTACGGGTCCCGTCAGATGGCCCGGCATCTGCGCCGTCAGGGGTACGAGGTAGGCCGCACCCGCGTGCGGCGTCTGATGCGCCTGATGGGAATCGAGGCGGTCTATCAAAGGCCGCGCACTTCGATGCCGCATCCCGGCCACCGGATTTATCCCTACCGGCTCAACTGGTTGGGGAGTTAA
- a CDS encoding transposase, with product MSKTRKNYPAKFKAQVALAALREDAPITELSSRYGVHATVIHRWKKEALAALEAGFAGKLESRADAHNAEVRDLHAKIGQLTVERDFLADASARLRSGGGRKW from the coding sequence ATGAGCAAGACAAGGAAGAACTACCCGGCGAAGTTTAAAGCGCAGGTTGCGCTGGCGGCGTTGCGGGAGGACGCGCCGATCACGGAGCTGTCATCCCGTTACGGGGTGCATGCGACGGTCATTCACCGTTGGAAGAAGGAGGCTCTGGCTGCGCTGGAGGCGGGTTTTGCGGGCAAGCTGGAATCGCGAGCGGACGCGCATAACGCCGAGGTCAGGGACTTGCACGCCAAGATCGGACAGCTGACAGTGGAACGTGATTTTTTAGCCGATGCCTCCGCCCGGTTGCGGTCCGGGGGCGGCAGGAAATGGTAG
- a CDS encoding putative addiction module antidote protein — MAKNRPYREFRAVEEEYFRNHPEEIETYIEEIFDEFAQDNNTAALLASLRVIAKVKGITNLAEEAQMTRQGIQHALSSKGNPRFDNVNAIMKAMGYRLMPEKIDMVHAS, encoded by the coding sequence ATGGCTAAGAACAGACCATACAGAGAATTCAGAGCCGTTGAGGAAGAATACTTCCGCAACCACCCTGAAGAGATCGAAACCTACATCGAAGAAATTTTTGACGAGTTCGCGCAGGACAACAACACAGCAGCGTTACTTGCCTCTTTGCGCGTGATTGCAAAAGTCAAAGGCATCACGAATTTGGCTGAAGAGGCGCAGATGACGCGCCAAGGTATCCAGCATGCTTTGTCCAGCAAGGGCAATCCTCGCTTTGATAATGTAAATGCCATTATGAAAGCCATGGGCTATCGCCTGATGCCTGAAAAAATCGATATGGTGCACGCTTCCTAA
- a CDS encoding type II toxin-antitoxin system RelE/ParE family toxin, giving the protein MAQPTEPKTVMVYQDENGKEPFTDWLNGLRDQKGRRAILKRIGRLELGLYGDCEPVGEGVLELRIFLGPGYRVYFGEDGDNIVVLLSGGDKGSQDRDIKTAKEFWKEYKDHG; this is encoded by the coding sequence ATGGCACAACCGACTGAGCCGAAGACAGTCATGGTCTATCAGGATGAAAACGGTAAAGAACCGTTTACCGACTGGCTGAACGGCCTTCGCGATCAAAAAGGGCGGCGTGCCATTCTGAAACGGATTGGAAGGCTGGAGCTGGGATTGTATGGCGATTGTGAGCCGGTCGGCGAAGGCGTTTTAGAATTGCGAATATTCCTTGGGCCTGGATACCGGGTCTATTTTGGAGAGGACGGCGACAATATCGTGGTGTTGCTCTCAGGTGGCGATAAAGGCTCCCAGGACAGGGACATCAAAACCGCAAAGGAATTTTGGAAGGAGTACAAGGATCATGGCTAA
- a CDS encoding Fic family protein, with translation MVLENKLNITNQVELAKAEEKLSKQKAKQLFESGDINKIEVGTFTGLAKIHQYLFEDIYDFAGKVREVNIAKGNFRFAPLMYLRQSLDHINAMPQGNFDEIVEKYVEMNIAHPFREGNGRATRIWLDLIFKKEIGKVVDWNRVDKDAYLSAMERSVVKDVEIKALLKDAMTDKINDRETYMKGIDVSYYYEGYSEFKTEEL, from the coding sequence ATGGTTTTAGAAAATAAACTGAACATCACAAATCAGGTTGAGTTGGCAAAGGCCGAGGAAAAACTCAGCAAACAAAAAGCCAAACAGCTTTTTGAATCCGGTGACATCAACAAGATTGAGGTCGGAACATTTACTGGCCTTGCCAAAATTCACCAATATCTGTTCGAAGACATCTATGATTTTGCCGGTAAGGTTCGTGAGGTCAATATCGCCAAGGGTAATTTCCGTTTTGCACCCCTGATGTACTTGCGCCAGTCTCTGGATCATATCAACGCCATGCCACAGGGCAACTTTGATGAAATCGTCGAAAAATACGTTGAAATGAATATCGCGCATCCCTTCCGCGAAGGCAACGGGCGTGCAACACGCATCTGGCTGGATCTGATCTTTAAAAAAGAAATCGGCAAGGTCGTGGATTGGAACCGCGTTGATAAAGATGCGTATCTCTCGGCGATGGAGCGCAGCGTTGTCAAGGATGTGGAAATCAAAGCCCTGTTAAAAGATGCCATGACCGACAAAATCAATGACCGCGAAACTTATATGAAAGGCATTGACGTCAGCTATTACTACGAGGGTTACAGCGAATTCAAGACCGAGGAGCTGTAA
- a CDS encoding helix-turn-helix transcriptional regulator has protein sequence MERNVRLNWQGFVEEAVRRRKEQKLTQEQLSVLAGVSKPTLNSFEQGKTTIKLDSALKILKVLGLA, from the coding sequence ATGGAACGGAACGTTCGTCTTAATTGGCAAGGCTTTGTCGAAGAAGCAGTAAGACGCCGCAAGGAGCAAAAGCTCACGCAGGAGCAACTGTCGGTTCTGGCAGGCGTCAGCAAGCCCACGCTCAACAGCTTCGAACAAGGCAAGACAACCATCAAGCTCGATAGCGCTCTCAAAATTTTGAAGGTGCTGGGTCTGGCGTGA
- a CDS encoding response regulator produces the protein MRVAVNPEIRLVLFDDVLHNLLFLRKVLKNLGFSGVDEAASGRKAIELAQQNTYDLIFMDCQMPEIDGFEAATMIREREEKIGDIKIIAVTADAIANTARRSFF, from the coding sequence ATGCGTGTGGCCGTAAATCCAGAGATCCGGCTGGTGCTTTTCGATGATGTCCTGCATAACCTGCTGTTCCTGCGCAAGGTTCTTAAAAATCTCGGCTTTTCCGGGGTGGATGAGGCGGCAAGCGGCAGGAAGGCCATAGAGCTGGCGCAGCAAAATACATACGATTTGATTTTCATGGATTGCCAGATGCCGGAGATTGACGGGTTTGAAGCCGCTACCATGATCCGGGAGCGCGAGGAAAAAATCGGTGATATAAAAATCATTGCCGTCACCGCCGACGCAATAGCCAATACAGCAAGAAGGAGTTTTTTCTGA
- a CDS encoding transposase, whose protein sequence is MTYSSDFRRKVLSVSEKEGLTIAETASRFCVGVASVVRWLKHPEPKMSRNKPATKIDMKALARDVLAHPDAYQYERERRLGVNEKGVGHALLFLPPYSPDLNPIEQKWAQTKAIRKQLFCSIDALFKIEPFYVA, encoded by the coding sequence ATGACGTATTCATCCGATTTCCGCCGTAAAGTCTTATCTGTCAGCGAGAAGGAAGGCCTTACGATAGCCGAGACGGCGTCCCGGTTTTGTGTGGGTGTGGCCAGTGTTGTACGGTGGCTTAAACACCCGGAACCGAAGATGTCCCGCAACAAGCCCGCAACCAAGATCGACATGAAGGCCCTGGCCAGAGATGTTTTGGCCCATCCTGATGCTTACCAGTACGAACGGGAGCGCAGGCTGGGGGTCAACGAAAAAGGGGTCGGTCATGCCCTGCTTTTCTTGCCGCCTTACTCTCCAGACCTCAACCCCATCGAACAAAAATGGGCTCAAACCAAAGCCATCAGAAAACAACTCTTCTGCTCTATTGACGCGCTTTTCAAAATTGAACCATTTTATGTGGCGTAG